GGTGATGTTGTGTAGTATGATCCCGACAAAATTCCCCCTCACCCTCATCCTGTCACATCCGAGTTTTGACCGTTGTGTCTCCACCACTCACCTCTGGTCATTACAATGCCTGCCAGGACCTTGTGGCGGGCTTGTGAGGAGGTAGAGAAACAGCCGTCTGTCAGCTCTGAGTATTTCTCTCTCACCAGGTGGAAAATCGCCTCTGCGAAGAACTGCAGAAAAAGAAATGGAGGAGACAGTGTTTAAAGAGTGGAAGATGCATATTGAACGTCTCATTCTCATCCCTTATCTGAATTTTACATAAGCTTATTCAGGATTATTCATTAATATTCTGACTATGGTTGGTTAGCGATTTTGCCTCACCGTTTATTATTGTCTGTCTTACttcttttattctttctttattttgccATGTTAGTTAGCTCTATCTACTAAAAACTAATTATTGCTATACCGGAGTACGTCGAGTTCCAAATAccatttgagcattaaaaacttaCAAAACATCTCTTTTAAAGTTAATTTAGAGCAGATAAAAAATTTGCAATTTATTTgaaattaatcgtgattaaatgTTTCAACTGATTTGACAGCCCTTGTTTCTACATTTTACGTAAAAAGTTGGTTAATCTGCGTGCTATAGTCTGTTAAACCTATATTTAAACCTGAGGACATTGTGACTTCTGTGTCGACACACCGAATTCTTTGTCTGCAGGGATGCACCAACAGCTGTGACATTCGCCTGGACCACATTAGAGAATCTCTGACAGTCTGTCAGTGATGGCAGAGAGTTTTCTCATTCTAAACTCCCCCAGTCTGCAGAGGAAGAGCTGTAATATTGCTACTTGTCAAAATATGTCTAATTATATTTTTTGGCTGTCATTCTTTTTGGGGGGAGTTACAGTTAGTTGCTACGAAGTGCCAAGAGGAGCATCACAAATAAGTGTGGAGAATTAATAAGAGGAGAACCAGGGGTGCCTTTGACAAGATCATATCTAAATATCATATGGACGGCATTTATATACCGCTTTAAAATAGTCTTAACAACCATTGAGAGCCCTTCACACACTGTTGGCTGCTTTACAAACTGAACGTTGTTTTGGGCTGAATTTGCTGTGAGCAGAGTTTGAACCTGTGTGAGGAAACCCCATTGGATTTCAAGTCTAATGCCTTAACCACTTAACCACAATGgatgagaaataaaaaatattgccATTCCAACCACAATTAGATCTTCTCATCTCAGGCATTGACTCTGAAACAACCCTGCTGTGACCTGATTTCTCAGGTCCTCATTCATCCTCACTTAAGTATCACCGCTTCTCTCACAACTGAATCAACATATAGATTATGTCACATGCGATGCAGGCATGTTTAAGCATAAACTATAATCGCACTGTCCAGGGATGTGTGATAACGTACTGCAAGGAAGTCTAGCAGAAAGGTTATTTCtcaacatgtaggcctacaatatttatataaatctGTTGAGTCtgctttattttataaatcCAAGAATCTTGGCAGACTATTGTTCGCTGTGAGCAGGGTTTGAACCTGCGCGGGGAAACCCCATTGGATTTCAAGTCCaacgccttaaccactcggccatCACAGCTGAAAAACACGTTCTTGGTTTAGACTCCTGAAGCCCCGAGCCCTGACAGATTTGACagaaattatttgaaaataattttgTTAATAGCATACTGATGCCCTTGGTCTGGAAGGATCCATACCTGTAACAACTGCTGAGGGCAAGaactggcacacacacattatttctgtttttggtCATTGTTGCTCTATTATGGTAGTTTGGAAGAATCTCTTTGCACGACAACCAACTCTAAAATCGAGGCCTACTCTGTAAGCCCATACTTCATTGTCAGAAACCTTTAACTTTAACAGATGACTTACACTATAAGCACACACTTTATTGCCTTTACTGTGAAGAAGCTATTCTTGAAGATGTTCTCTAACTCtcattaatggacaaagcatccggttcggcgaagtactacaaatgcggaagtgccttaaacctgcattctatctgaattccagcagggggcgacaggtgcagttgcaaaaggagttcgggttctgtagaagtctatgagaaagggacccacttctcacttgatttattacctcagtaaacattttcataatgagttgatggtctcaatcgctagttttaagtcttctgcaacacagaatgatgttaattttttgaataatagtctcgttgattttaaaatcgatgATAAAGCAGGAGGTGTTTTAGGGcatggctatgatgtgattgacagtttgCGGCCtgtcttatatgtaatatatctatgggacaaagatatatttaaaacctagcgaagctaAATCTTAACTTGAATTATGTaggctagctttcagcagcagttgcatccagattgccagtgaaagtgtgtaacgtaacgtagagtgtaagaaGCGTTGCCAACTCTCAGCTAACGTAACAGTCAGTCAAGTGATAAAGTGTGAATGCCTGTGAATGTCTTGCCTGGGAAGGGATGTCATCATAAGTGACTGCTCTGGCCATAGTGTCAAACTTATTTACAAAGCATACAAAGATTTACCAGTGCTGCAGTGACTACAGTCAAGTTTTATTGGATGTTTGGTTTTAAGCTACTGAAaccatgtttttattgttgatGATAGAAATCACTGTGAGCAGGGTTTGAACCTGCGCGGGGAAACCCCATTGGATTTCAAGTCCAACGCCTTAACCACTTGGCCATCACAGCTGAAAAACAGGTTTTTGGTTTACACTCCTGAAGCCTCAAGCTCTGACATGacttgacagaaaaaaaactttgttaatAGCATACTGATGCCGTTGGTGTGGAAGGATCCACGTGTACCTGTAACAACTGCTGAAGGCAAGAACTGGCACAcatattatttctgtttttggtCATTGGCGCACTATTACGATAGTTTGGAAGAATCTCTGTGCACAACAACCAATTCTAAAACTGAGGCCTACTAAGCTACGGGAACCATGTTATCCAAACGCAAGCATCTAGAGTGTTATTAATGATAGAAACCGCTGTGAGCAGGGTTTGAACCTGCGCGGGGAAACCCCATTGGATTTCGAGTCCaacgccttaaccactcggccatCACAGCTGCAAAATACTTGGTCACAAATATCAATTGTGCTAAATGCTCTTAACTTGTCTGCTGAATATTTGAATAACTTAGAAAGGCTGAATAACTTAAAAAGGCTGCTCAGTTCATCAGTCTCTTTCCTTAGGTTTGGAGAAAGCAGATGAAATATTTGACAGTCTGAATTGAGTTCAGTCGTAGCCGCAAATAATTCATGTTTGTTAAatgggtatgtgatgatgaactAGACTTTGTAGTTTTCGGCACACACCCACCTTTATGAGgtccaacatacagtatgtgtaacaTTGAAACTCTTCATGTTTTTAACCGCCCCAAACTCCCAAAATATTACCAAGACCTGACCTCAGTGTCTATAACTATCTGTTTCTTAAATGTCTCGTCTCATTTTGTAAAAGcaggtgttttattttttcgGGAAGCGAAATTCTCTGGCTCAACATTTTCTGGATGACAGTGGCACAAGGTCGTGTGTAATGAGTGTGTTAAACAATTATCTGTCAGATTATTATGCTCTTCACACCGCCTTCCCGCTCCACCTCCGTCTCCTCGGTCTGCTGCCGCTCCTCCTTCATCCCTAATGTGCTGTAATAATGTTCATTAATGCGTCACGCCGCCTGACAGACAGTTCATATTGAAGGGGAGATGATGCTAAATGATCAGTCGGAGAAGCTGCAAAAATAAATCATCTGCTACACAAAGAGAAGGAAGGGAAGCTTTTTGCAAATTGTTACGTTTTTGGTGTGCCAGCCTAAAGCTTTTGTTCAAATTTAGAGCATATAAAagctttttttcctccaaaATGTACCATTGCATACTCCTGTCTCGCTTTAAATCTCCCCAGGGTTTAATAAAATATCTACATTCCTTTGCACATTTGGACGGTGCTCTTCAGCTGAGCTGAGCTGATCTCAGACAAATCTTCTTGTATTCATTAAGCACGACAGCAAAAAGACGTCAAGGACAATTCTCTGATGCTCAGAGACATAATGAAGTTGTTTAGATGCTGCAGACGATGCATACAGGACACCATCCAGCTCTTAGACCTCAGGACATGATGGCCATGCTGATGTAAGGCACACTCCATTTGGTAGCATACGGCGCACCTCAGACCCATTTATCCAGACCATTTAGAAGACTGGCGAACGCTAAAGAGATGAAGGGCCAATTCAGTGTCACAACTGATGTTTCCAAGTAAGATAAATCTGCCTTTAACGATAAGAAGGGCATATACGGATACACTgagtctgtctcctctctctataCTCTGTGTAAAATGCTGACCAGACATTTCTCTACAcattatacaatacaatacttCTGAAAAACTGTTTATTATGTCTATTTTCCAGGTTTTTCTGTatgcgttttgttttgtttgacagtttgattttctcagAGTGTACGATGTATgcatgaatgcaccatgagtttAAGAGGTGTACCTGAATGCACCATAAAGTCCCGTTGAACCTGCTCACTTTATCGTTTGTTGATTGTTTACATAAGTAAGGTTACGCTGTGTGGCTAGCTGCATGTTATTGGCTGGTGAGCTACACTGtcgtgtgttgttgttgttgttgttgtttgtttttcgcACATGCGAGTAGGTgggggtggagagagaaaaaaaatactgggAGAAGCGCACCTGCTTTTGATCTCGATGATTGAAATTGAAAGCTCATTTCGATCGATTTTCGTTTTTGAATGAAAATCGTGACACCCCGAAATATTATGTCTGTGCAGTAGTGATTTGGGGGGTGGAGCCATGGTCCGCACTGGGCCAACCAATCCCAGCTGTCAATTACAATGTTTCTCCCCgtttttgtagcatcaaaaaacgaataaaaaccaaactgatcagaaaaatgaacacttgaacaaacatcagcgtgatcagaactacctaaaatgacagaaaaccaTCTTTGAGGAAAATGTATTGAAGTGATTTTCAAGTTTggcaaatgtcttgtttttgttaATCAAAAAGACATCTTTAAATCTAAATACTGTGGTGTAGTAAAGGGAATTCTGACCTACTCACCTGAGGTAGCTGATGTTTGGCTTTGCTGCCGTGGAGGCCCATCACCTTCCTCTCCGGTCCCAGAGTTACGTTGTAAATGGACTGCAGGGCGGCTGCTGCCGCCTGAGCCTTGGCCAGTCTTTTACTGTAGCCACACCCTTCAAAAACCCTCCCCTCCACCCTCACCACCATAACAAATCTCCTCATTGGTCTGCCATGAATCCTCTCCGTCAGGCACATGTACCTGAGTCCTGGTCGCAACTCATTGAGCAGCGCCACTGGGCTGAGGCGCCCTAGAAGTGAGCTGCTAAGGGCTCGTCTTTTTGGATTGGTTGAGAAGAAGTCCAGTGTGAGTCGGACAAGTCGTCTGTGGTTGTAAATGCTGTAGAAAACCTCATTTTTTGCTGTGTTGCAGTGCAGGAGATCACAGTTTTCAAACAGCGATGGCTCAAACTCTTTAAGGAATGCGTCAGGGATGTCCAGTTTATCTGCTGTAAAATCTGCAGGAGTGCTGGTGAAGTTCCCCATGGAGGCGTGAGCCTGGGAGGCGTTTGGGAACTGGATGAACGAGCGGAGAGCCAGTTCCGCAGCCCTCATCTTGGCCTGCTTTTTTGTTGGTCCTCTGCCCTCGAAGTGGAAACCATTTACCTCCACGCCCACAGAAAACACTGGAGCATGCAGTGGGCCAGTCTTTGACATGATCTCATACCGCAGACCGGGTCGTAGCTCGTTCAGCTGCACCAGCGCGTTCTTCTGAGCGACAGCCCAGGCTGCTCTCTTACAAGTCAAGTGGCTTTGGTAGAGCAGATGGTCTTTCCCATCCGCCAGTGGCTGTTTCCTCTTCAGAGCTCTTGGTCCGCGTTTGGGGAAGTTTGTGCAAAAGGTTGACGGATGATACTTCCGTAGTAGGTCACAGTCCACCTGGCTTTTATCATCTTCGTTCTCTTTCACCTCCAAACTGCTTGTACCTGTTGGCAGATCAAAATCATGACGGTGAACAAAACATGAAGGAAAAATGTGGTTCTTTTGTTAGAATCCCAATGCATTTTGTTAGTAGGACTACATGTAAGTAACacgagtctacagccatgtCAGCGGCCCTTCTGAGACTGTCCTGTgcgctaaatgctaacatcagcatgtttatcatcttagtttagcgtgtagcatgctaacatttccgcaaaacacaaagcacaggatgggaatgtcattagttttgcagaaatttggtcataaaccaaagtattggacacattaagtgtgtttacatgcacttaCTGTAAGTAACCAGGTTACCGTGAATCTGCGTATACACACACTCGGTCAGTAATTACATTTCTCGCCTACGACCTTTTGTTTGGAAACATGGATTTCTTATTTAAACGATCATTCCCCAACAGCGCAAATTGGTCTAAATTTAACAATTAGTCAAATGTTCACTGGTGGAAACTAACTTTAGACTTTGTGTTAGTTTCACTTTATGGTGGcactagagcagtggttctcaaactttttgaaCAAGCAGTCTTTATTGCTGTCAGTAGCTTCGTCCACTTGTAATGCAAAACGACTGTCTTTTAATTTTTCTATGAGTTGTTCCTCAAGATCACTTGAAATGTTGCATCTATGTCTCGCAACTGTGTCGCTTGACAGGGGGAGAGCTTTTAATTTTGCTGCACTTGTCTCGTCAAGCATAACTGACACCATGTCTAGAGCAGCGGGGAGAATGAGCTGCTCTGCAATTGTGTGTGGTTTTTTGCATTATGCAATTCTGTATGCCACTCTATATGAAGCCATCTGTGCTTTACTGTTTACTGATGCAGCTTTTACCATGCGAGTCTCCTGTTGACGGCATTCTGCCAGTTTTCTTTGAAAGAAATCAAGTGGCTTATTGACGTGACTGGGATGTGTGGTCTCTAGGTGTCTTCTTAATTTGTTGGGTCTCATACTGTCTGCTGCTAGCGGATTAAGACACAGAACACACATCGGTCTCTCCTCTGCCCCCACCACCGCTGAATCCAAGAGCAAGATACCCTTCATCATATTTTCTTTTCGGTTGGCTTTTTGGTTGATTAGGCCCATCTggtttgtgtctctctgctggCGCTGGCTCGACAACTTTTGAGGTCTGTGTAACATATTTATCCATGTTGTGTTATTGCCCACACTAGCCTGCTACCCATCGGCGCGAAACAtagatatatacacatatatatctgTTACACTTGGTGTCGCCCCCGGGGATGATCGGTCTAATAAGCGGCAACACACAGCTATAAGGACGGTTTGCTCTCACACGCACTGCATTTatagtcacacaaacacacacacatgcgcgcagtCACTCTCTAGTCTAGTGCGCGGTCTTGCTCCAGATTCTGGGAGATTGGCTCTCATTTGTGGGCATCAAGGAGCCGCTATCAATATGCGGGAGACTCCCAGAACTTCCGGGACAGTTGGGATGTCCAGATAAAGATATAAAGGCATAAAAAGGAAAATTTCCTCCCGTTTGGCACACCCCACCTGTCACGTCTCTATTCCCCACCACTTTGAGAACCGCTGCACTAGAGGAACATTCAAGTGATCaacaaagtcagtaggattcatcctctgggggtCATGAACTTTTGTAcaacatttcatggcaatccatctaacagttgttgagatatttcggTCTgtaccaaagtggtggaccaaccgacagacagacactgcTATATGGGTGttttgtaaagtaaaaaaaagatgaaatgagGTAAATGTTATGCACCAAAAtcaacataatacacataataataaATTGTTTGTTACTTGGCTGCTGAGGTATCTTACTAATCTGTGGTAGCAGAACATGGAAAACATCAGTTTTATTGGCAGaaaccaaaacatttttaaagtggaaagaggaaaaatatgtaCTTAAACTGTCGGCATCCTCAGCTGATGATGCTCCAGTATCCCAGTGTCTTATGGGGCCGATGAGGGTTGACAGCATGTTGACTCGTTCTGAAAAACAGGATCATATTGTTGGTTTTCTCCAGAGCATGACCCCGAATCATATATATCACACACAGAAAGATGCTTTATTTCActatatgtcttttttatataaaaaaatacaactcATCTCGGACATTTTTTGGTTTGTGAAATGAGCCCAATTACATTCACCATTCTGAATGCTTATACTGCATGGTTTTATATTCACTCCCAACcataaaaaaagtaatgaaatggACTGCGGTAAACACGTTCATGGCGATAGTGCAAACGTAATGTGTGAGGCCGGGAGGGCCATTAGAGTTCCCACTTAAATGGATGGAAGTGAAAACAAATAGAAAAGGCGGCTCAGAGCCAACCGGGGTAATTGAAAGGTGTCTGTGATAAGGACGGAAGGTTTCAGACAGGAAGCGTCCAGGGGCTTAAAGCTTTGTCTTATTAACCCAGGCACACAGTTTTTGAATCAAGCACAATCGTTTTTCCATTAGATTTCAACGGATTTGGTGAATGCTTTGAGGGTTTCACAAAAACCGCCGTCTTTGGTGTGATTGATGTTTTTCTGTTAAGTGTATAAGAAATAACCTTTTGGTTCTTTGTTCCATAATGACATTTTGTCACACATAACAATGTGTGACAAATGTGTTGGTTATTCATCTTGACCCACGTCTTTTTTTCACTTCCCTCCAGTTTTTCTTTAGTTAGAtgttatctaaaaaaaaaaaagctgttgtTCATAGGTTATGGTCGGATGTTGAAGGGTATTGGAGAATCGTATGTGCACAATCTAGCTTTAGGCTTCTCAGAATAAAGAGAGCTTATATTAAAGGAAGAGGTGAGAAGTCCGAGAGACATCCATCCCTAGTTAATGATTGATGAAAACTGGTGGAAGATATTCCATAACAAAATAATTTAGGAGATTTTCACAAACATTTACTAGGAAACACATAACAAAGGACAAGAGGATTTGAAAAACATTGGGGTTAAACTTTATAATAACATCATGGATCAATTAAACTTTATTTAGTTAaagtttatatttattttactggTAACAACCAATGCTATGAATATTAATGTTTAGTTATTAGTAATGCTATaattgtgtgtatttatatattatatgaaGTATTGGTTGATTATTATTACCTCATCATTTGTAAACCTTTACGAAATTGTTTGTAAGCTGTGActaaacattatttggatggctttggttaataaataatgtaaagcATCTATAAACATAATTTAGATAGATATTATCAGTGCACAAATAATAAGaggcataaaaacataaattatagcaagaattattattattaaacattatagaatgaggaattctaagtaatgacgacaacaacactgtcggcgcatccacatgatacaagccttcggtgatcgcgcttcacccccacccctcctccacgcagttactTGTAACCAAGGAGACacgaggattaaaaaaaaaagggtacagttaattatcttcactcgattttCTGCACGCAAATgacaccattttctaaacatagccatactgagaaatacagagagtgttTTGCAATTGCAATTTCTTGGCCACAGTAAATGCTCTTGACATGAAAGTTGAGACGCTTGTttggcatgccgctctgaggctctgtgccaaatttggtgaagatcttccattagggggcgctataatcaaggTAGATGCGTTTCACAATTTACTACAGTCCTTGCAATTTACATTTGCCTCGCCACCGGAGAATTGCGCcagggaggcttggaccccgtcataactgcttgcagttctagttaacgttgtatcaactcatttagcaatggcttgaatgtaatggacgttcaataatataaaatagttggttactaaagctttaattaactatttaccatttattatagattataaagtgttacaaaCATTGGTCTCCGTTCTTTTTATGTGCAGGCCGTACCTTCCTCCTCCACACTCAAACCCCATCTTTTAATTTTGGGATTTGGCTTCAGGAAACTCCCGCAGCTCCAACACAATAATAGATCAGCTGCTGATCCGTGTTGGCCCCTGAACCACTGGCCCCATTTATCCCCAGTTAGATTTATCTGGTGCCCTGCCACCATTCAACATGCAGCTTTGGTTCAGCAGTGCACGGTGGGGCAGAATATACTCCACATGCAGACataaaaacagagaaatatGGGCTGCAGTGGGCAATTATATTATTGGTTGTGAAATATTCATGTCTGCCTGCTGCAagtaaaacatacagtacaatggATCAACATTAAAATAATGAGCCATTTGAAGACACTTTGAAAAAGTTTCCAGACACATTCTGTAGCGTTTTGGGATAAATAATTCATTGTTTTTAAGCTTAAAATTATTCTAATATTACAAAAGAGTGTTTTGAGCTGATATTGCACTACTCGTCACATTGAAATGAATCTCACAGAAACTGTATAACAGtgatattgttttttgttttttttaaatgttattaaataaTCTCAGTTTTACTtgctttactgtttttttctggtGGGTAATTTtactgccattttttttttttcatccccGGTGACCAGCGATTCTGGAGGGCACTGCAATGCAAACTAAAAGTAATTAGAATAATGAAGAATGCACACGAAGCCATTGTGCATTAACCTTGCACCTTGCAGTTCTATTAGGCGTGTGATGCCATTAAGCTGTGGGTTGATACGAGCGAGAGCTGCTAGATGGGATGCGACTGTAATGATGTGAATCTGGAGCTTCTGACGGCCGTGGCAGGTGGAGGTTGGAGGTGTTTTAATGACCTGCGCCATCACAGCTAACGGGGCCATTTAttttgggaggaaaaaaaaagacaatgactGTGTTTGTCTTTGCGTTACATCGGCTGAGCCCCTCGCACCTTCACacactttctgtcattttcGCTTAATCATTCGCCTCTCGCTCTATCTCCCCCTCGCTCGTaaacacaatctctctctctctctcgttcaaGTAGCACTTCATTAACTCACACCCATTTGTGAATTGCAGTATTAGACTTTACACTTGATTTAAGTAGAGGTTAACCAGGTTGCAAGATGACAAATTATTTGCTTAATCTACCGGAAAGCTTCTTCCCACGCgaatcttcaaaaaaaaaatgggtttGTGCAGCAATTTAGAGATGAAATCGCAGCGGCTGTTGTGTAACATGGCAGGTGAAATGAAGGGCTCTggttaatttaaattaaaaaaattaaaattaaaaagggATGATACTTGAGCACTGCTCAGCAAACAGTACACTTACATCTATCAGTCATGTTGCACcactacaaataaaaataaaaaggagcaAAGATCTGCGTTCGGCTTATTGTTTCTGTCTATTTGGAAATTGTGGTTATTTATTGATGTTGTGTCATACCAGAATATgctataaaatacaattttattattatattataacaagtaataatatacagtttattatttcCTGAAAGCAGGGATTTAAATGTGAGTGTAACacccagtgttgtagtactcataTTGGTCTTGTCCTCGAGACCAatttttgaaggtctcggtcTCGTCTCAGAATCGACCTCATTTTTATGCGgccttgtctttgtctttgatTAAGAGGACAAGAAAACAGCATTGAATTCAACTGTACTTTTCCATTTTTATCTGTTCTTTATGCAACAATAATGGACAAGTAAGTGTGTACACCTACAAGTAATTTGACTCCACGTCATTGAAAGCAACAGAGTACAATTCCTTGTACGTGCACACACTTACTTGCCCTTtgaagctgattctgattctgattattgaGGCCAGATAAGAAGGGATAAGTACAGTTAAATGCAATAGTGTCATTTTCAAATACTAAGAGTTTGAAAGGGTCTGCATAGATATGACAACTGTTAAAGTCATACATCGCTGTGAACCTGTGCAGGGAGATCCTTTCTGATGTGAAGTCCAGACTGTATAGCGGGGACAGCAGATAATTAATTTGCTAAGGAAGCTAAACTCTGTTATCAAACTTTTATCGAGAGTCTTTTAACTTTTTCATTTGTGTGCTGATTTAATGGGTTGTCTGTGAAGGACAAAAACTGTCTGAAAAACATTATTAAGGTCTGCTCCAAGCTCACTGGAGTCTAGCAGAAAGACCTCAGCTCTCTGTGGAAGAAATGAGTGATTagaaaagctgaaaaaaaataataacttaaCCTGACCATGCACTTTCTAGTGAATTTTTAGTTATGCCGTTAAGCCAGCGCTATTATGTGCCTGCACAGAAAACAAATCATTATGCAAATTCTTTTATTCCTTTAGCTATCAGGCTATTACATTAAACACAACCCGTTGATCTGTGCACTTTGTCATTGGCATGTTGATGTTTTGATTGTTGTCGTTAtgaattcatttatttaatttacatGGATGGAATTGACTGTAAAAATGATTCTTTTTAATAGTTATAATAAGCATCAGTTGCAACTCAAGTGTTAAATAAGTGTTACTAATAGTATTTTGAGTAGGATTGTCAATCTGAATAATTTAACCACTCAGCCATTACAGTTTTCTTCTTGAAGCACACAATGAAGAAGCTCACATTTTTTCAGCTTAAACCtacattttttactttactttcccCTCATTTTCTAAATCTAGTCAAGCATTACTGATAGCAAAAATGCTGATTAATACTTGACAGAACAATCACTTGGAACCAAAAGACTATGATGTACTGGATAAGAGAGACTAGAGACAAAAGATCAGAGAAAAAATTAGAACAGGAAGATTACTTCATATTCCAAGGTGCTTGTATTTATCAAACCTTAGAATTGAAGTTTCTCCAGCCAGCCGCTGTTAATGAACCTTATTTAATAGAATAATGAAATTAAGCATGGCAGGGGGAAAGCGAGAAGCACCCACTCACtgtccggtgtgtgtgtgtgtgtgtgagtgtgtgtgtgtgtgtgtgtgtgtgtgtgtgtgtgtgtgtatatgtgtgtgtgtgtgtgtgtgtgtgtgtgtgtgtgtgtgtgtgtgtgtgtgtgtgtgtgtggtttgacaGCTGTGGATAAGCTAATTTGCTAAGCGTAATTAATCTTCTTTCCTCAAGGGCAAAGAAATATGGAAACTTTTTAGAATAATTTCTCTATCAACAGCCTTGGTATCAGTAATGATAAGTGTAATATAGTACTAGGTGTTTGGTTTattattttct
This Sander lucioperca isolate FBNREF2018 chromosome 9, SLUC_FBN_1.2, whole genome shotgun sequence DNA region includes the following protein-coding sequences:
- the LOC116043951 gene encoding double-stranded RNA-specific editase B2, giving the protein MAPVHGTCSRNMERSEHDLKGKSKRKRRRRCKGKERVNMLSTLIGPIRHWDTGASSAEDADSLSTSSLEVKENEDDKSQVDCDLLRKYHPSTFCTNFPKRGPRALKRKQPLADGKDHLLYQSHLTCKRAAWAVAQKNALVQLNELRPGLRYEIMSKTGPLHAPVFSVGVEVNGFHFEGRGPTKKQAKMRAAELALRSFIQFPNASQAHASMGNFTSTPADFTADKLDIPDAFLKEFEPSLFENCDLLHCNTAKNEVFYSIYNHRRLVRLTLDFFSTNPKRRALSSSLLGRLSPVALLNELRPGLRYMCLTERIHGRPMRRFVMVVRVEGRVFEGCGYSKRLAKAQAAAAALQSIYNVTLGPERKVMGLHGSKAKHQLPQFFAEAIFHLVREKYSELTDGCFSTSSQARHKVLAGIVMTRGFDLRSAQVVSLATGTKCLDSDNVSDHGGTLSDCHAEVVSRRALVRFLYAQLELLLRKPADSEEQSIFVPNKGGGGFRLQDGVLFHMYVSSSPCGDARLNCPYETTAAYPSRRFHCHLRVKVDGGEGTLPITAPMANMNWTGVAQGKPPVTMSCTDKMAKWSVVGLQGALLSHLVEPVYLHSLTVGTLNHTGHLSRAMARRLTPVKNLLFPYRRQQLLLGCLNSSEVRPTGKAPNVSMNWSCGDGGLEEISTSTGRRKDSGTPSQLCKRSMFARWQRLQQQFNAADTTPGTYSAAKMAAGRYQRAMQQFTSALQGGGLGSWLRKPPELGHFNVNV